The genomic region TCTAAATGTCCTACATCCGTGATATTTCTTACATAACGAACTTTATAGCCTAAATGTTTTAAATAACGAAAAATTAAATCAAATACAATAAAAGTCCGACAATTTCCTAAATGTAGATGATTATAAACTGTAGGACCACAAACATAAATTCCCACATATTCTTTATGAATAGGTTGAAATAATTCTTTTTTTCTAGTTAAAGAATTATATATTCGTATATGATTTCGTATATTTTTTTTTTCTTCTATTTTCATATATTTTTATATTCCTTCTATGGAATTCCAATGTAATGGAAAAATTCTTTTCGAATTTCCGGGTTTTTTTTAAATATTCCTAATAATTTAGTAGTAATAGTTTTGGTATTGATATCTTGAATTCCACGAGAATTTACGCATAAATGTTTTGCTTCTATAATACAAGCAACATTTTTTGTATTTAAGATTTTTTGTAAAGATTTTACGATTTGTATAGTTAAACGTTCTTGAACTTGTGGTCTTTTTGAATAATAATTCACTATTCTATTAATTTTAGAAAGACCTATCACTTTCCCATTAGAAATATAACCAACGTGAGCTTTTCCAACAATAGGTAAAAAATGATGCTCGCATATAGAATATATTGTAATATTTTTTTCTATTAACATTTGGTTATACCTGTATTTATTTTCAAATGTAGATACTTTAGGAAAAGTCTTGGGATTAAGACCACTAAATATTTCTGTTATAAACATTTTTGCTACTCTTTTAGGGGTACTACGTAAACTATCATCATTCATATTCAATCCTAATATTTCCATAATATGGAAAAAATATTTTTCTATTTTAGAAATTTTTTCTTCGTCACTAATAAAAAAGGCATCATTACGTAATGGGGTTTCATGATCTTCTAATAAAGAAGAAATAGTTTTCTTTATTTTTTTTTAAAAAATTTTTGATGTTTCTCTTCCATCATTAATTAACTTAATTAATCCATGATAAACAAAGGTACAAAAAGGAATATGTCTTTTTTTTTAAAAAATAATTATTCTAATTTTTATATTTTTCATATTTATTCAATTTTTTTTAAAATTAAAAGGTATCCTACAAATAGGAATAGGAATTACTTTATGCATGTTTTTTTGATGTAAAGTTTGATATTTTTTAAGGATATTTTTTTCACTTTCCTTAAAAATATCATAATTGAAAAAATTTTTTTTTTCTTCTGTAATTTTCATTGCCCATTCCAATTCTTCATAAGTGGCT from Blattabacterium sp. (Cryptocercus punctulatus) str. Cpu harbors:
- the folE gene encoding GTP cyclohydrolase I FolE; protein product: MKKTISSLLEDHETPLRNDAFFISDEEKISKIEKYFFHIMEILGLNMNDDSLRSTPKRVAKMFITEIFSGLNPKTFPKVSTFENKYRYNQMLIEKNITIYSICEHHFLPIVGKAHVGYISNGKVIGLSKINRIVNYYSKRPQVQERLTIQIVKSLQKILNTKNVACIIEAKHLCVNSRGIQDINTKTITTKLLGIFKKNPEIRKEFFHYIGIP